A stretch of Mucilaginibacter terrae DNA encodes these proteins:
- a CDS encoding head maturation protease, ClpP-related — protein MYKIYLYDTEQDGIGSGSLSSAYLQQQLVQAAGQDVELHISSAGGSAFDAIAIYDLLKKYQGRVITYIDALAASAASIVAMAGKEVVMSKYALLMIHKPMAGSGGNADELLKDVQMLNTVQQRLAQIYTDKTGLDDVTINSLINAVTWMTADQALALGFIDRIEDYQTAITNSAILQKCTNSAPAVYQRCINKILVNHNNSPKKQMNMHNNDLIEKTTSVLDKMMNFFKKVMNKQTMTDKGALHHTGELDRDTEVFQDEDLSTPAVDDVYTTAEGKQLCIEKGKVKKVEPATEVENEDEEEDMPAAKGKLKPHDVQNQIAALKAKLHAQNALLVEARTSLQNAQVRLKQTHTDIKNEIKSTFTPEGSKRSSKAKAESQPFFAPQSEIAKNAVRQAVSDTK, from the coding sequence ATGTACAAAATCTATTTATACGATACCGAGCAAGACGGTATTGGCTCGGGCAGCCTGTCATCTGCTTATTTGCAGCAACAATTGGTACAGGCTGCCGGTCAGGATGTGGAACTGCACATCAGCTCGGCAGGCGGATCGGCCTTTGATGCCATTGCCATTTACGATCTGCTAAAAAAATACCAGGGCCGCGTAATTACTTATATCGATGCCCTGGCCGCTTCGGCAGCTTCCATAGTGGCCATGGCCGGTAAAGAAGTGGTAATGAGCAAATATGCCCTGCTCATGATACACAAACCCATGGCCGGCAGCGGTGGTAATGCCGATGAGCTTTTGAAAGATGTACAAATGCTCAACACCGTACAACAGCGCCTGGCCCAAATTTATACCGATAAAACCGGGCTTGATGATGTGACCATCAACAGCCTCATTAACGCCGTAACCTGGATGACCGCCGACCAGGCACTGGCCCTGGGTTTTATTGACCGCATTGAAGATTACCAAACCGCCATTACCAACAGCGCCATCCTGCAAAAATGCACCAATTCCGCACCGGCAGTTTATCAGCGTTGCATCAACAAAATATTAGTAAACCATAATAATTCACCCAAAAAGCAAATGAACATGCACAACAACGACCTTATCGAGAAAACCACGTCGGTTTTGGATAAGATGATGAACTTTTTTAAGAAAGTGATGAACAAACAAACCATGACCGACAAAGGCGCCCTCCACCACACCGGCGAGCTTGACCGCGATACTGAAGTATTCCAGGACGAAGACCTGAGCACCCCCGCTGTTGATGATGTGTACACCACTGCCGAAGGCAAACAACTGTGCATTGAAAAAGGCAAGGTAAAAAAAGTTGAACCGGCTACCGAAGTAGAAAACGAAGATGAGGAAGAAGATATGCCCGCCGCTAAAGGCAAGCTCAAACCCCACGATGTGCAAAACCAGATAGCTGCTTTAAAAGCTAAACTGCATGCACAAAACGCTTTACTGGTTGAAGCCCGTACATCCTTACAAAATGCACAGGTCCGCTTAAAACAAACCCATACCGATATTAAAAACGAAATCAAATCAACCTTTACCCCCGAAGGCTCCAAACGCAGCAGCAAAGCCAAAGCCGAAAGTCAACCGTTTTTTGCCCCGCAGTCTGAAATTGCAAAAAATGCAGTAAGGCAAGCGGTTAGTGATACCAAATAA